From Fibrobacter sp. UWB5, the proteins below share one genomic window:
- a CDS encoding transglutaminase family protein — MMASEKVDIRYAFKVLFLCLASVNLGHTFDFLWLGLLFAIYFVVVGVLNATRRREFAKRPRYNKILAYGAIVPLALFWVMTPSVENGVSPYLIFLPGIYLLYLAALQERSRGNGGFEVFVAFDGVGALLFGMYMVPHGWGFVGLVGFLLALCAYSRRGTAPYKYGLFLLVIAVLSAISYGGWQYWKTQRYRYGAQMAENYYQRERMMGFDPVAALGSFGSNYNSRYNSQVVLRVWDKQPSRYFKAASYEKYAAGIWKLPTSFAKRLYPAYYQVDYAVLEVADSLTKADSLREVEQIWVQSTLNNFGFVFAPYGVVGFAAKDVDSLTYYSGGMVQGLDGNGKRSDWHYFKCRPVSAENVPEACKLPDSLLVPGAGDLMVGERYLPLIDTVIAAMELRDTVADSVAADSTAADSLVLQKMLAYYLANFTYSLSVPGITRWNGAKNEPLAVFWREKQGFCEYYATLATLVLRRLNIPARYVTGFANPEVVEGLPYSIFRRKHSHAWVEAYVDNRWVIFDPTPPILPQFAQAPSWWSVKWEGVRGRFARVMHALKEGEWRRVVDNWQNQSTALLESPILYAVLVILVAGFAGRKIYVAYKLNSKSHAFVSTRSLEWVKKLDRAERDLARVGLRREPGETVGKFAERCRIALSHLAEDQTTLKKIQRARHALLVLDEYESNRWKF, encoded by the coding sequence ATGATGGCGAGCGAGAAGGTAGACATCCGCTACGCCTTCAAGGTGTTGTTCCTTTGCCTGGCCTCGGTGAATCTGGGCCATACTTTTGATTTCTTGTGGCTTGGCCTTTTATTTGCAATCTACTTTGTAGTTGTCGGCGTGTTGAATGCAACTCGTCGTCGAGAGTTTGCGAAGCGCCCGCGTTACAATAAGATTTTGGCGTATGGAGCGATAGTCCCGCTTGCACTTTTTTGGGTGATGACGCCTTCGGTTGAAAACGGGGTGTCGCCTTATTTGATTTTCTTGCCGGGAATCTACTTGCTGTATTTGGCGGCGTTGCAGGAACGGAGTCGCGGGAATGGTGGTTTTGAAGTCTTTGTCGCCTTCGATGGCGTGGGCGCGTTACTCTTTGGAATGTACATGGTGCCGCATGGTTGGGGCTTTGTCGGACTTGTCGGATTTTTGCTTGCGCTTTGTGCTTATAGCCGCCGCGGTACGGCACCTTACAAGTACGGGCTCTTTTTGCTCGTGATTGCAGTGCTCAGCGCAATCTCTTACGGTGGTTGGCAATACTGGAAAACGCAGCGTTACCGCTATGGGGCGCAAATGGCCGAAAACTATTACCAGCGCGAACGAATGATGGGCTTTGATCCGGTCGCGGCACTGGGTAGCTTTGGGAGTAATTACAATTCCCGCTACAATAGCCAGGTCGTGTTGCGTGTATGGGATAAGCAACCGTCAAGGTACTTTAAGGCGGCCAGCTACGAAAAGTATGCGGCGGGTATCTGGAAATTGCCGACATCGTTTGCGAAACGGCTTTATCCAGCTTACTACCAGGTGGACTACGCCGTGCTCGAAGTGGCGGATTCGCTGACGAAGGCCGATTCCCTGCGTGAAGTGGAACAAATCTGGGTGCAGTCGACGCTCAATAATTTTGGATTTGTGTTTGCGCCGTACGGTGTCGTGGGTTTTGCGGCGAAAGATGTGGATTCGCTGACTTACTATTCGGGCGGCATGGTGCAGGGGTTGGACGGAAACGGAAAACGCTCCGACTGGCATTATTTTAAATGCAGACCGGTCTCGGCGGAGAATGTACCGGAGGCTTGCAAATTGCCTGATTCCTTGCTGGTTCCGGGTGCGGGCGACTTGATGGTGGGCGAGCGGTACTTGCCGCTGATTGATACCGTGATTGCGGCGATGGAATTGCGCGACACGGTTGCGGATTCGGTTGCTGCGGATTCGACTGCAGCGGATTCTCTGGTGTTGCAGAAAATGTTGGCATATTACCTCGCAAATTTCACCTACTCGCTCTCGGTGCCGGGAATTACGCGCTGGAATGGAGCGAAGAATGAACCGCTGGCCGTCTTCTGGCGCGAAAAGCAGGGCTTTTGCGAATACTATGCGACTTTGGCGACTCTGGTGTTGCGCCGGTTGAATATTCCGGCGCGGTATGTGACGGGCTTTGCAAATCCTGAAGTGGTTGAAGGACTGCCTTATAGCATTTTCCGGCGCAAGCATTCACATGCATGGGTCGAAGCGTATGTAGATAACCGCTGGGTAATCTTCGACCCGACGCCTCCCATTTTGCCGCAGTTTGCACAGGCACCCAGCTGGTGGAGCGTCAAATGGGAGGGCGTGCGCGGGCGTTTCGCCCGCGTGATGCATGCTCTTAAAGAAGGCGAGTGGCGCCGCGTCGTCGACAATTGGCAAAATCAATCGACCGCATTATTAGAAAGTCCGATTCTGTATGCGGTACTTGTCATTCTTGTAGCAGGCTTTGCTGGCCGCAAGATTTACGTTGCGTATAAATTAAATTCAAAGAGCCACGCCTTTGTTTCGACACGGTCTCTGGAATGGGTGAAAAAACTTGACCGCGCTGAGCGGGATTTGGCCCGAGTAGGACTCCGCCGCGAACCTGGCGAAACTGTCGGCAAATTTGCAGAACGCTGCCGGATTGCGCTTTCACACCTCGCCGAGGACCAAACCACTCTCAAAAAGATTCAAAGAGCGCGCCACGCTTTGCTCGTTCTCGACGAGTATGAATCAAACCGCTGGAAATTCTAA
- a CDS encoding MoxR family ATPase has product MVKELIDSLNGVLLGKSDTVELLVMALLADGHVLVEDVPGTGKTTLSKALAAAIGADFARIQFTPDLLPADVTGGAVFKANTGEFEIRKGPVFTQVLLADEINRASPRTQSALLEAMEERQVSLEGERYKLPELFMVLATENPVEFHGVFPLPEAQMDRFMVRISVGYPSAETELEILRAHRTSRPIDSVRAVTVPGEILTARGQVQRVHIDESLERYIVSLVQATRNDGGVRLAASPRAGMNLVRMAQACAYVNGRDFVNPDDIQRVFFPVMEHRVFAKDSGDPDASKKILQGILKQVAIPK; this is encoded by the coding sequence ATGGTAAAAGAGCTGATAGATTCTTTAAATGGGGTTCTGCTGGGTAAATCGGACACGGTGGAACTTTTGGTGATGGCGCTATTGGCCGATGGCCATGTGCTGGTGGAAGATGTTCCCGGTACGGGCAAGACCACGCTTTCAAAGGCGCTTGCGGCTGCAATTGGGGCCGACTTTGCACGAATCCAGTTTACGCCGGATTTGCTGCCCGCTGATGTAACGGGCGGTGCCGTATTCAAGGCGAATACGGGTGAATTTGAAATTCGTAAAGGGCCTGTATTTACGCAGGTGCTCCTGGCAGACGAAATCAACCGAGCTTCGCCGCGAACGCAGAGTGCTTTGCTCGAGGCTATGGAAGAACGCCAAGTGTCGCTGGAGGGCGAACGCTATAAGTTGCCGGAACTCTTTATGGTGCTTGCGACTGAAAATCCGGTGGAATTCCACGGCGTGTTCCCGCTGCCCGAAGCGCAGATGGACCGCTTTATGGTGCGCATTTCCGTGGGCTACCCGAGTGCAGAAACGGAACTTGAAATTTTGCGGGCGCACCGTACGAGCCGACCGATTGATTCGGTGCGGGCGGTGACGGTTCCCGGAGAAATCTTGACGGCACGCGGCCAAGTGCAGCGGGTTCACATTGATGAATCGCTGGAACGCTACATTGTGAGTTTGGTGCAGGCAACGCGTAACGACGGCGGCGTGCGTCTCGCGGCAAGTCCACGAGCGGGCATGAACCTGGTGCGCATGGCGCAGGCGTGTGCGTATGTGAATGGCCGCGATTTTGTGAATCCCGATGACATTCAGCGCGTGTTCTTCCCGGTGATGGAACACCGCGTGTTCGCCAAAGATAGCGGTGACCCTGACGCCAGCAAGAAGATTTTGCAGGGAATTCTGAAGCAGGTGGCGATTCCTAAGTAA
- a CDS encoding glycosyltransferase, with protein MKKILFICDKNECTSFGRLTLNLVRSVAKEFDTHVLWMKTPKFFPNPEHTAEGGKIVADPSTYTAHEVWVKSLYTGFLSLRKPVYDCVRKVKPDVVFFIRPELGFLISSAKKAIEKNKREGGPDAKSVLYLHDDFAETQYPHSIKFILLNKFYIDPTINADCFVFNSEWTKNAVCKHFGPRMANAPGAVIGCPIDGTVFKRLEKPKTAEEREAFRRSYGIKNYKAMCVHVGLAEPRKNVETYYEMARLRPDVAFVRVGKLTQHYRDIINAKKLYNVFHFPEFNAPELREFYYHAELMVYPSLLEGFGLPPVEAISCGTPAVAGGTTSLLENLDGVCPLIDPPTDAEAYAKVLDRVLAGEKVVNEEKAQALLDRVSIEAYSKRVVDFLNSIV; from the coding sequence ATGAAGAAAATCCTGTTTATTTGCGATAAGAACGAATGTACCAGTTTTGGCCGCCTGACGTTGAACTTGGTGAGGTCTGTAGCCAAGGAATTTGATACGCATGTTCTGTGGATGAAGACTCCCAAGTTTTTCCCGAATCCGGAACATACGGCCGAAGGCGGCAAGATTGTGGCCGATCCGAGCACGTATACGGCTCACGAAGTCTGGGTGAAGTCGCTTTATACAGGTTTTCTTAGCTTGCGCAAGCCCGTTTACGATTGCGTCAGAAAAGTCAAGCCCGATGTCGTTTTCTTTATTCGCCCGGAACTCGGTTTCTTGATTTCGTCTGCCAAGAAGGCAATTGAAAAGAACAAGCGCGAAGGCGGTCCTGATGCAAAGTCTGTCTTGTACCTGCATGATGATTTTGCCGAAACCCAGTACCCGCACAGCATCAAGTTTATCTTGCTGAACAAGTTCTATATCGATCCGACAATCAATGCTGACTGCTTCGTGTTCAATTCCGAATGGACCAAGAACGCCGTGTGCAAGCACTTTGGCCCGCGCATGGCGAATGCTCCGGGCGCAGTCATTGGCTGCCCAATCGATGGAACCGTATTCAAGCGTCTTGAAAAACCGAAGACTGCCGAAGAACGCGAAGCCTTCCGCCGCAGCTACGGAATCAAGAACTACAAGGCCATGTGCGTGCATGTGGGCCTTGCCGAACCGCGAAAGAATGTGGAAACGTACTACGAAATGGCCCGCTTGCGCCCCGATGTCGCATTTGTCCGCGTGGGTAAGTTGACTCAGCATTATCGCGATATTATCAATGCGAAAAAGCTTTACAACGTTTTCCATTTCCCTGAATTTAACGCCCCGGAACTGCGTGAATTCTACTACCATGCCGAACTCATGGTGTACCCGAGCCTTCTTGAAGGCTTTGGCCTTCCGCCTGTCGAGGCAATCAGCTGCGGTACTCCTGCCGTTGCCGGTGGTACGACTTCGCTTCTCGAAAACTTGGATGGCGTATGTCCGCTCATTGATCCGCCGACTGATGCCGAGGCTTACGCCAAGGTTTTGGACCGCGTGCTCGCTGGCGAAAAGGTCGTAAACGAAGAAAAGGCCCAAGCGCTTTTGGACCGTGTTTCTATCGAAGCTTATTCGAAGCGCGTTGTGGATTTCCTGAATTCAATCGTTTAA
- a CDS encoding aminoglycoside phosphotransferase family protein yields MSNEIVSPVIEKYLKSRGYADYEITPIAGAGSGRKYYRIASGKQSAVLQVSASVDEDFKRFVDYAEAFNSFGLPVPKIYCVDEASCSVLQEDLGAHNLLDNIVSPGSEKKTGNVRILYPEVIDSLIKWQNISRSLFSSRSDLWLRRFDFAALKWETDYFTENYLKNFKGIAEIPEYVRQFYSLIAVSVEAQHKVLMHRDFQSQNIMVKPNSEIAFVDFQGARRGAMFYDLASLLWDPYVELSLTEIKDFFEYWRVSYRETKTYTKEDAWEAFIHASLQRVMQAMGAYCFLSKVKGIQKFEQYIEPGKRQLRVVFDEFKKMAKATSPKVFDFMDNALV; encoded by the coding sequence ATGAGTAACGAAATTGTTTCGCCTGTTATTGAAAAGTATTTGAAGTCCCGCGGCTATGCCGATTACGAAATAACCCCTATTGCCGGTGCCGGTTCGGGTCGTAAGTATTACCGAATTGCCTCCGGTAAGCAGAGCGCCGTGTTGCAGGTTTCTGCCTCGGTCGATGAAGATTTTAAGCGTTTTGTGGATTATGCCGAAGCATTCAACTCTTTCGGACTTCCGGTTCCTAAGATTTATTGCGTGGACGAAGCTTCTTGCTCTGTGCTTCAAGAAGACCTAGGTGCACACAATTTGCTCGACAATATTGTTTCGCCGGGTTCCGAAAAGAAGACGGGCAACGTTCGTATTCTCTACCCCGAAGTCATCGATTCCTTGATCAAGTGGCAAAACATTTCCCGCTCGCTGTTCAGCTCTCGCTCTGACCTTTGGCTGCGTCGTTTCGATTTCGCTGCTCTCAAGTGGGAAACCGACTACTTTACTGAAAACTACCTGAAGAATTTCAAGGGCATTGCTGAAATCCCTGAATACGTGCGTCAGTTCTATTCCCTGATTGCGGTTTCTGTGGAAGCCCAGCACAAGGTGTTGATGCACCGCGATTTCCAGAGCCAGAACATCATGGTCAAGCCGAATTCCGAAATCGCTTTCGTGGATTTCCAGGGCGCCCGCCGCGGTGCCATGTTCTATGACTTGGCCTCTCTCTTGTGGGACCCGTACGTAGAACTTTCTCTGACCGAAATCAAGGACTTCTTTGAATACTGGCGTGTTTCTTATCGCGAAACCAAGACCTACACCAAGGAAGACGCTTGGGAAGCCTTTATTCACGCTAGCTTGCAGCGCGTGATGCAGGCCATGGGCGCCTATTGCTTCTTGAGCAAGGTCAAGGGAATCCAGAAATTTGAACAGTACATTGAACCGGGTAAGCGTCAGCTGCGTGTTGTCTTTGATGAATTCAAGAAGATGGCCAAGGCTACTTCGCCGAAGGTCTTTGACTTCATGGACAACGCGTTGGTATAA
- a CDS encoding glycosyltransferase family 2 protein — MQTCAVLVNYKNAALTVRCLHALAQGTVKPDLIYVIDNATCEESQKVFQSEDFSIPVKFIWNKHNVGFAAANNQGVRAALAEGFEGFVWLINNDTEPKGTALEMLLQKAKESGAGITGSLIVDEKGNYIGGAGTAHAKFASVGRPQAPQGSNVPHFDYIEGASFLISPECIKKVGLLSEDFFLYFEESDYCYRAKKAGFSLAWATESVVSHRIGSSTGSENAKGCVPFFIDCLMIRNRIHFAKRNGFPAVGIWAGFLISLAIRIKRRQLNRVLKIIEITFSTKRLKKFIESNGGYYEIHE; from the coding sequence ATGCAAACCTGCGCAGTCCTTGTCAACTATAAGAATGCGGCCTTGACGGTACGATGCCTGCACGCCCTGGCACAGGGCACTGTCAAGCCCGATCTTATTTATGTGATTGACAACGCCACTTGCGAAGAATCCCAAAAGGTTTTCCAAAGCGAAGATTTTTCGATTCCAGTAAAGTTTATTTGGAATAAGCACAATGTAGGCTTTGCCGCAGCCAACAACCAAGGCGTGCGTGCGGCACTTGCAGAAGGTTTCGAAGGCTTTGTTTGGCTGATCAATAACGACACCGAACCCAAGGGAACTGCCCTCGAAATGCTCTTGCAGAAAGCAAAAGAATCGGGCGCAGGCATTACAGGTTCGCTGATTGTAGACGAAAAAGGCAACTACATCGGTGGCGCTGGAACGGCACACGCAAAGTTTGCATCGGTCGGCCGCCCTCAAGCACCCCAAGGTTCTAACGTTCCGCATTTTGATTATATCGAAGGCGCTTCGTTCCTCATTTCGCCCGAATGCATTAAGAAAGTCGGTTTGTTGAGCGAAGATTTTTTCTTGTATTTTGAAGAAAGCGATTACTGCTATAGGGCAAAGAAAGCGGGATTCTCGCTCGCCTGGGCAACCGAAAGCGTTGTCAGTCATAGAATCGGTTCAAGTACCGGAAGCGAAAACGCCAAAGGCTGCGTTCCCTTCTTTATCGATTGCCTGATGATCCGCAATCGCATTCATTTCGCCAAGCGTAACGGATTCCCCGCAGTCGGCATTTGGGCCGGGTTTCTGATTTCGCTTGCCATACGCATCAAGCGTCGCCAGCTCAATCGAGTCCTGAAAATTATCGAGATTACCTTTTCTACGAAAAGGCTTAAGAAATTCATTGAAAGCAACGGTGGCTACTATGAAATTCATGAATAA
- a CDS encoding PTS sugar transporter subunit IIA: MQPIYVKHYAEPESFARALGFAYDALVHGPVKFDAMETWKSLSERVSQGIYMGEGLLLPHTRVPGLPQPLFAFAVCPKGFTDIAVKQGQVPQYICLLLSPAESANCHTQFIANIARKLLNPQWRAQALDAKTPEQLNALFEE; encoded by the coding sequence ATGCAGCCCATCTACGTAAAACATTATGCGGAACCCGAGTCCTTCGCAAGGGCTTTGGGCTTTGCTTACGATGCCCTGGTGCATGGCCCGGTCAAGTTTGATGCCATGGAAACATGGAAGTCCTTGTCGGAACGCGTGTCCCAGGGAATCTACATGGGCGAGGGCTTGCTCTTGCCGCATACGCGTGTGCCGGGACTTCCGCAGCCGCTGTTTGCTTTTGCGGTTTGTCCCAAGGGTTTTACTGACATTGCTGTAAAGCAGGGCCAAGTGCCGCAATACATTTGTCTATTGCTTTCGCCGGCAGAGTCTGCCAATTGTCATACACAGTTCATCGCAAATATTGCGCGTAAGCTGCTGAACCCGCAGTGGCGTGCGCAGGCGTTGGATGCAAAAACCCCCGAACAGCTGAATGCGCTGTTCGAGGAATAA
- the dapB gene encoding dihydrodipicolinate reductase, protein MSVQVMVNGIPGNMGRIVAETCVARGLELVPYSLTGEIIVENEAEVAGKTIQLLKPSNREARIGEVLEKYPNVICIDYTHPTAVNDNAAFYVKHKIPFVMGTTGGDREALAKLVADANHPSVIAPNMAKQIVAFQTMIEFLAKEFPTAFSGYKLSVVESHQKTKADTSGTARAVVGDFQKMGFDFTVDDIEKVRDEKEQMERMHVPEEYLGGHAFHTYSLDSADGTVHFEFQHNVCGRKIYAEGTVDAVNFLACHIANGTARPFNMMDVLRSGKMR, encoded by the coding sequence ATGTCTGTACAAGTGATGGTAAATGGTATTCCGGGTAACATGGGCCGTATTGTGGCCGAAACCTGCGTGGCTCGCGGCTTGGAACTCGTCCCGTATTCTCTGACGGGTGAAATTATTGTGGAAAACGAAGCCGAAGTCGCCGGCAAGACCATCCAACTTTTGAAGCCGAGCAATCGCGAAGCTCGCATTGGCGAAGTTCTCGAAAAGTACCCGAACGTCATTTGCATCGATTACACGCACCCGACGGCTGTGAACGACAACGCCGCCTTCTACGTCAAACACAAGATTCCGTTCGTGATGGGCACCACCGGCGGTGACCGCGAAGCGCTCGCCAAGCTCGTTGCCGACGCAAATCACCCCAGCGTGATTGCCCCGAACATGGCAAAGCAGATTGTCGCTTTCCAGACGATGATTGAATTCTTGGCTAAGGAATTCCCGACGGCATTCAGCGGCTACAAGCTCTCCGTGGTGGAAAGCCACCAGAAGACCAAGGCTGACACCAGCGGTACCGCACGCGCCGTGGTGGGTGACTTCCAGAAGATGGGTTTTGATTTCACCGTCGACGATATCGAAAAGGTCCGCGACGAGAAGGAACAGATGGAACGCATGCACGTGCCCGAAGAATATCTCGGCGGTCACGCCTTCCACACCTACAGTCTCGACAGCGCTGACGGTACGGTTCACTTTGAATTCCAGCACAATGTATGCGGCCGCAAGATTTACGCCGAAGGCACTGTGGACGCTGTGAACTTCCTCGCTTGCCACATTGCAAACGGAACGGCAAGACCCTTCAACATGATGGACGTGCTCCGCTCCGGCAAGATGCGTTAA
- a CDS encoding DUF58 domain-containing protein, protein MAVYFWWLDYFTPAGRAFASLFLLAMFAGAVPGFWAAWIFAGIDFLLFLGLVFSLFVTAKRSKIWVESVSVNCVREGETATVTAYVAVRSTIDCVTLGANRLPPSLTGFESDREKIKKGEPPRKMECQVRTTRRGSFMLNKVSANVPEIMGLLRWPYGFNGSVELLVYPRALKVQEFPFLTQGASGMAFAPFLMPSLTRGMNFIGVRPYREGDSLRDLHHKAFARYGKPFTKEFEIERGAGIILLLDTATPNFKSRQYLEHAIRMTAAVGEWLLDREILGRFFIDSEEIALDGGSESRKNLLDALARIPPASLAHAKQPTPWAPAARPMDPVLRIGLYENEEPLVNKHIVVGTQPASTEDKLLVVSPEDLNGERVTL, encoded by the coding sequence ATGGCTGTTTACTTTTGGTGGCTGGATTACTTTACTCCGGCGGGTCGTGCGTTTGCATCGCTGTTTTTGCTCGCGATGTTTGCGGGCGCAGTGCCGGGATTTTGGGCGGCCTGGATTTTTGCGGGCATTGATTTTCTGCTGTTCTTGGGGCTTGTCTTTAGCCTGTTCGTGACAGCGAAGCGGAGCAAGATTTGGGTTGAAAGCGTGTCGGTGAATTGTGTGCGCGAAGGCGAAACGGCTACAGTGACCGCTTATGTGGCGGTGCGCTCGACGATTGATTGCGTGACTTTGGGGGCGAATCGTTTGCCGCCCTCGCTTACAGGCTTTGAATCGGACCGCGAAAAGATTAAGAAGGGCGAGCCGCCGCGCAAGATGGAATGCCAAGTGCGTACGACGCGCCGCGGCTCCTTTATGCTCAACAAGGTCTCGGCGAATGTGCCCGAAATCATGGGACTTTTGCGCTGGCCTTATGGCTTTAACGGCTCGGTAGAATTGCTGGTTTACCCGCGGGCGCTCAAGGTGCAAGAATTCCCATTCCTGACGCAGGGCGCTTCGGGCATGGCGTTTGCTCCATTCCTGATGCCAAGCCTTACGCGGGGTATGAATTTTATCGGCGTGCGGCCTTACCGCGAAGGCGATTCTCTGCGTGACTTGCACCATAAGGCTTTTGCCCGCTACGGAAAGCCTTTCACGAAAGAATTTGAAATTGAGCGTGGCGCTGGCATTATTTTGCTCCTGGATACGGCGACTCCGAATTTCAAGTCGCGGCAGTACCTGGAACATGCGATTCGTATGACGGCGGCGGTGGGCGAGTGGCTCCTGGACCGCGAAATTCTCGGACGATTTTTTATCGATAGTGAAGAAATTGCCTTGGATGGCGGTAGCGAAAGCCGCAAAAATTTGCTGGATGCCCTGGCGAGAATTCCGCCGGCATCGCTTGCGCATGCAAAACAGCCTACACCCTGGGCGCCTGCGGCGCGTCCGATGGATCCGGTGCTTCGCATTGGACTTTACGAAAACGAAGAACCGCTTGTGAACAAGCATATCGTGGTCGGAACGCAGCCTGCTTCGACCGAAGATAAATTGCTGGTGGTTTCGCCTGAAGATTTGAATGGCGAGAGGGTGACATTATGA
- a CDS encoding ABC transporter permease subunit yields the protein MRSYILRRLLLMIPTLIGISLVCFILIQLLPGGPVEEMISRAQQAAAMKGGVDASKALSPDQIAQIQAYFGFDQPAWKRYLTWLWNVLHLDLGSSYTYGLPVWDVITSRFPISLFFGITSFFLSYLVCIPLGLWKAVHHGSKLDSLSSGVIFSGYVMPGYALGILLIIFLAGGSYLDIFPLGGLTSDDFEDFTFFEKIVDLGHHLILPIFCYMISEFAFLTFLMKNSALEELGKDYMRTALAKGMSFNQALVRHALRNALIPIATRLSEICTLMFAGALLIEKVFDIDGMGLLYYNSMVNRDYNVVMGVIFLSSLMAMIGRLFSDILYTLVDPRIKFS from the coding sequence ATGCGTTCTTATATCCTCCGCCGCTTACTTTTGATGATCCCGACTCTCATCGGGATTTCATTGGTATGCTTTATCCTTATCCAGCTGTTGCCGGGTGGACCTGTGGAGGAAATGATTTCGCGTGCGCAGCAAGCCGCGGCCATGAAGGGCGGGGTAGATGCCTCCAAGGCTCTTTCGCCTGATCAGATTGCGCAAATCCAGGCGTACTTCGGTTTTGACCAACCCGCCTGGAAACGTTACCTGACTTGGCTCTGGAACGTTCTGCACTTGGACTTGGGCTCTAGCTATACTTATGGCCTCCCCGTGTGGGACGTGATTACGAGTCGTTTCCCGATTTCGCTGTTCTTTGGAATTACTTCGTTTTTCTTGAGCTACCTTGTCTGCATTCCGCTGGGCCTTTGGAAGGCGGTGCATCACGGCAGCAAGTTGGATTCCCTTTCTTCGGGCGTGATTTTCTCGGGCTACGTGATGCCGGGTTACGCTCTCGGTATCTTGCTCATTATCTTCCTCGCAGGCGGTTCGTACCTCGACATTTTCCCGCTGGGTGGCCTCACGAGCGATGACTTCGAAGACTTTACCTTCTTCGAAAAGATTGTGGACCTCGGGCACCATTTGATTCTGCCGATTTTCTGCTACATGATCAGCGAATTCGCGTTCCTCACGTTCCTGATGAAGAACTCCGCGCTCGAAGAACTCGGCAAAGATTATATGCGTACCGCGCTTGCGAAGGGCATGAGCTTTAACCAGGCGCTCGTTCGCCATGCACTCCGTAACGCCCTGATTCCCATTGCCACGCGTCTTTCTGAAATCTGCACTTTGATGTTTGCGGGCGCGCTCCTTATCGAAAAGGTCTTCGATATCGATGGCATGGGCCTACTTTACTACAACTCCATGGTGAATCGCGACTACAACGTGGTCATGGGCGTCATCTTCCTCAGCAGCTTGATGGCAATGATTGGCCGCCTTTTCAGCGATATCCTCTACACGCTCGTAGACCCGAGAATTAAGTTCTCGTAA
- a CDS encoding glycosyltransferase family 2 protein produces MAKLCIVMATYNGEKYLSQMLDSLVNQTRPADSIIVVDDGSADSTVAILESYADRLPLKIIKFEHNQGHRAAFSRALEEAQKILAENDYIALADQDDIWLPQKHELLIKEIESRDVDLVFGDAEVIDADGNKTADSWRALGQIPEHLSLQAIMTGFTNVTGCMVLFRASLLKDILPIPVAVPVHDQWITFCASARNGYASIKAPVIQYRIHGSNAIGLGHTHTWTGNLKLNLGWAKMLRETPHYQKLSATDQKFLNVYISYVESRLTKFILPGYLFWIIKNAKALYPHVSSKTAMLPRILYGIIGAKFAAKFMGRS; encoded by the coding sequence ATGGCAAAACTCTGCATCGTAATGGCAACGTACAACGGCGAAAAATATCTTTCGCAAATGCTAGATTCGCTAGTCAACCAGACTCGGCCCGCGGACTCTATCATTGTCGTTGATGACGGCTCTGCCGATTCGACCGTAGCAATCCTCGAAAGCTACGCCGACAGGCTCCCCTTAAAGATTATCAAGTTTGAACACAACCAGGGGCACCGCGCCGCATTTTCAAGGGCGCTCGAAGAAGCGCAGAAGATTCTTGCCGAAAACGATTATATTGCGCTGGCCGACCAAGACGACATTTGGCTTCCGCAAAAGCATGAGCTATTGATTAAGGAAATTGAAAGCCGCGACGTGGATCTTGTTTTTGGCGATGCCGAAGTCATCGATGCCGACGGAAACAAGACGGCCGATTCTTGGCGCGCCCTCGGGCAGATTCCCGAGCACCTTTCTTTGCAAGCAATCATGACCGGCTTTACCAACGTGACCGGTTGCATGGTCCTCTTCCGCGCAAGCCTGCTCAAGGATATTCTCCCGATTCCCGTTGCAGTTCCTGTCCACGACCAATGGATTACATTCTGTGCGTCTGCAAGGAACGGCTACGCCTCCATCAAGGCTCCTGTCATTCAATACCGCATTCACGGTTCAAACGCCATCGGGCTTGGTCACACGCACACTTGGACCGGAAACCTGAAGTTGAACTTGGGCTGGGCCAAAATGTTGCGTGAAACGCCACATTACCAGAAGCTAAGCGCTACCGACCAGAAATTTTTGAACGTCTACATTTCGTACGTCGAAAGCAGACTCACAAAGTTTATTCTGCCCGGTTACCTTTTCTGGATTATAAAGAACGCTAAGGCGCTTTACCCGCATGTATCGTCGAAAACGGCGATGCTTCCGCGAATCCTGTACGGAATCATCGGGGCAAAATTTGCAGCCAAGTTCATGGGAAGGTCGTAA